One segment of Indicator indicator isolate 239-I01 chromosome 23, UM_Iind_1.1, whole genome shotgun sequence DNA contains the following:
- the LOC128974732 gene encoding transmembrane emp24 domain-containing protein 11-like, which produces MKSQLIGFLLCFWIPFSLALYFHSGEREEKCIIEDIPSDTLVMGNYKVQRWDTHKQDFLESAPGLGMFVTVTSPSAEVLLSKLYGPQGTFSFTSDLSGEHIICLQSNSTRFVAFAGSKLVSRIHLDIRVGEHFLDESVVQAKDKVNEVNIRLEHIIEQIHHVSKEQNYEREREEKFRKTSEETNSNILWWAIVQTLILISVGIWQIKSLRDFFISKKLV; this is translated from the exons ATGAAAAGCCAATTAATAGggtttttgctgtgtttttggattcctttttcacttgctttgtattttcacagtggagaaagagaagagaaatgtaTAATTGAAGACATCCCCAGCGACACATTGGTGATGG GGAATTACAAAGTACAACGCTGGGATACACACAAACAGGACTTTCTTGAATCTGCTCCTGGTTTGGGAATGTTTGTGACAGTCACAAGTCCATCTGCTGAA GTACTCTTGTCAAAACTGTATGGACCACAAGGAACCTTTTCTTTCACATCCGACCTGTCCGGGGAGCACATTATCTGTTTGCAGTCTAACTCCACAAGATTTGTAGCATTTGCAGGAAGTAAATTGGTAAGT cGTATCCATTTGGACATTAGAGTTGGAGAACATTTTCTTGATGAATCTGTTGTTCAAGCCAAAGACAAAGTGAATGAAGTTAACATAAGACTAGAACATATAATTGAGCAAATTCATCATGTATCCAAAGAACAGAACTATGAAAGA GAGCGTGAAGAAAAATTTCGGAAGACAAGTGAGGAAACCAACAGCAATATCTTGTGGTGGGCTATTGTACAAACACTGATTCTCATCTCCGTTGGAATCTGGCAAATCAAATCTCTCAGAGATTTCTTTATATCTAAGAAGCTTGTTTAA
- the RNF212 gene encoding probable E3 SUMO-protein ligase RNF212 has protein sequence MATSVFCNVCFCEPRKPTPRFCLTSCGHVVCEICLQKGKKDECLVCRTSCRTLVLSKQTSPDIQSLFMGIDTLCKKYAKEITQISEFQEKHRKHLLAYQRQKNLKLEESLKKVTQQMHQIQCVKPPEKTTKPPFASTSRNPLSIPPRKQNGYPSYSLHPSHPSASEIVESMEIDPVPSPMRKPETPTGPARLSLITPPQDGRMGSVSYRNFQSSGIMSSQNSRAGSTRSTPIRLPHSLCSLTSSSSGSQSSRRRGSWATSDFRTPQLFPFTSPSPQPSVTRHPITISGLLQRQHLGSTTFGGHSTER, from the exons ATGGCCACCTCGGTCTTCTGCAACGTCTGCTTCTGTGAGCCCCGCAAGCCCACGCCCCGGTTCTGCCTCACCAGCTGTGGCCATGTCGTCTGTGAGATCTGCCTCCAGAAAG GCAAGAAAGATGAATGTTTGGTCTGTAGAACTTCTTGTCGCACATTAGTCCTTTCAAAACAG ACAAGTCCTGATATTCAGTCGCTGTTCATGGGAATAGACACATTATGCAAGAAATATGCAAAAGAAATAACACAG ATTTCAGAATTTCAAGAAAAACATCGTAAACATTTGTTAGCATACCAGAGACAGAAG AACTTAAAGCTGGAAGAATCTCTCAAGAAAGTAACACAACAAATGCATCAGATACAGTG TGTGAAACCCCctgaaaaaaccacaaaaccaccaTTTGCCAGTACAAGTAGAAATCCACTTTCCA TTCCTCCAAGAAAGCAGAATGGTTATCCTTCATATTCTCTTCATCCTAGTCATCCTTCAGCTTCTGAAAT AGTGGAGTCAATGGAGATTGATCCTGTACCTTCACCAATGAGGAAG CCTGAGACACCAACTGGTCCAGCAAGATTATCATTAATAACTCCACCACAAGATGGACGTATGG GAAGTGTATCCTACAGAAATTTTCAGTCATCTGGAATAATGTCAAGTCaaaacagcagagcaggatCTACAAG ATCCACACCTATAAGGCTACCACATAGTTTGTGTTCGCTCACATCATCATCCTCTGGATCACAAAGCAGTAGAAGAAGGGGGTCATGGGCTACTTCTGACTTCAGAACCCCGCAGCTGTTCCCATTTACATCACCTTCTCCACAGCCATCTGTAACAAGGCATCCAATCACCATCTCTGGACTGTTACAAAGACAACATTTAG GTTCTACTACTTTTGGAGGACATTCAACTGAAAGATAA